In Astyanax mexicanus isolate ESR-SI-001 chromosome 17, AstMex3_surface, whole genome shotgun sequence, a single window of DNA contains:
- the LOC103029151 gene encoding prolyl 4-hydroxylase subunit alpha-1 codes for MQVNWIIMLISLWTFCSGMNEFYSSTDHMTRLISIKQDLSEGIGEYVAVLEKQMFLLRRALLGLDRISNHPSEDPEKFVSNPLTAYKLISQLRRAGDALEEIIRRNISQDLSAVESKSQVLPADADLDGVALAMIRLQELYQVDLKTMSGFESSLALDPDETFHIGQVAQQNRRFRSAALWLQETLRKLDEDAGSLLTKHQVQQLLDSVSVQTENKPLPLGINQSLLTRDVEALLQMFDADGVSELMEELERADLSAVINQKFSEYQTLCRAAGGTQPTPLRAKKLSCRYTTGGGNPRLIYAPAKEEEEWDQPLILRYHNLLSEREMNLIKQLSRPKLDRAKVSDPVSGEKISTMVRVSKSAWLSEGESPVVARTNQKIADITGLDLETAEDLQVANYGIGGQYEPHYDSAVNNDSYFQLRGGRIATVLIYLSDVEVGGATVFPNVGAALQPEKGSAVVWFNLLKNGSEDSRTLHAACPVFIGSKWVANKWIHIRGQEFRRRCSLSRSD; via the exons ATGCAGGTAAACTGGATCATTATGCTGATTTCACTTTGGACTTTCTGTTCTGGCATGAATGAGTTCTACTCCTCCACAG ATCACATGACGAGGCTTATTAGCATAAAGCAGGACTTGTCTGAGGGTATTGGAGAGTACGTTGCAGTTTTGGAGAAGCAGATGTTCCTGCTGAGAAG GGCTCTTCTAGGGCTCGACCGCATCTCAAACCACCCGTCTGAAGATCCTGAGAAGTTTGTTAGTAACCCGCTCACAGCGTACAAACTGATCAGCCAGCTGAGGAGAGCAGGAGACGCTCTGGAGGAAATCATCAGGAGGAACATCTCACAGG ATTTGAGCGCAGTGGAATCAAAGTCTCAGGTTCTCCCCGCTGATGCTGATTTAGACGGTGTTGCCCTGGCCATGATTAGACTGCAGGAACTGTACCAGGTGGATCTGAAGACTATGAGTG GGTTTGAAAGTTCGTTGGCTTTGGATCCAGATGAAACGTTTCACATCGGCCAGGTCGCTCAGCAGAACCGGCGGTTCCGATCCGCTGCTCTCTGGCTGCAGGAAACTCTGAGGAAGCTGGACGAGGACGCGGGATCTCTCCTCACCAAACACCAAGTTCAGCAGCTTCTCGACTCTGTTTCTGTTCAGACTGAGAACAAACCTCTTCCTCTGGGGATAAATCAGTCTTTACTAACCCGCG atgtggAGGCTCTCCTGCAGATGTTTGATGCTGACGGTGTATCAGAGCTGATGGAGGAGCTGGAGAGGGCAGATCTCTCTGCTGTGATTAATCAGAAGTTCAGTGAATATCAGACCCTCTGTAGAGCAGCAGGAGGAACACAGCCG aCGCCGCTAAGAGCGAAGAAGCTGAGCTGTCGCTACACAACAGGTGGAGGAAATCCGCGGCTGATCTATGCCCCCGctaaagaggaggaggagtgggaTCAACCCCTCATCCTCAGATACCACAACCTCCTGTCTGAGAGAGAGATGAACCTCATCAAACAACTTTCCAGACCGAAG CTGGACAGAGCGAAGGTTTCAGATCCAGTCAGCGGGGAGAAGATTTCTACGATGGTTCGAGTctcaaaaag CGCCTGGTTATCTGAAGGCGAGAGTCCGGTGGTCGCTCGGACCAATCAGAAAATAGCTGATATCACCGGTCTGGACCTGGAAACAGCAGAAGACCTGCAG GTTGCAAATTATGGGATTGGAGGACAATATGAACCTCATTACGACTCTGCA GTGAATAATGACTCTTACTTTCAGCTCAGAGGAGGAAGAATCGCCACTGTGTtgatttat CTGAGTGATGTGGAAGTGGGCGGAGCTACTGTGTTTCCAAATGTTGGTGCGGCGCTGCAGCCTGAGAAG GGTTCAGCAGTGGTTTGGTTTAATCTGCTGAAGAACGGAAGTGAGGACAGCAGGACTCTTCATGCTGCGTGTCCTGTGTTTATTGGTAGTAAATGGG TCGCCAATAAGTGGATCCACATCCGGGGGCAGGAGTTCAGGAGGAGGTGCTCTCTGTCCAGATCTGACTGA
- the LOC111197095 gene encoding zinc finger protein 239, giving the protein MSEISRTPPVSSSAPRSQTQQNSDRKTHHCSDCGRSFIQQGALRIHRRIHTGEKPYQCSDCGRSFNQRSHLQQHQRIHTGEKPYHCSDCGKSFNQQSHLQIHQRVHTGEKPFHCSECSESFNQKIHLLQHQRIHTGEKPFHCSECRKSFTTQSNLKTHQRIHTGEKPFQCLECGKSFNQQITLWRHQRMHTGEKPYQCPECRKSFSQQVTLWRHQRIHTGEKPFQCSDCGKSFNQQSNFHKHQRIHTGEKPYQCSECGRSFNQAFNLIQHQRIHTGEKPYYCSQCGRSFRHLSTFSVHKCTNNMSMMSRMSRPECDDTERINRSSVKHGGGEF; this is encoded by the coding sequence ATGTCTGAAATCTCCAGAACTCCTCCAGTATCCTCCTCTGCACCTCGCAGCCAAACGCAGCAAAACTCGGACAGGAAAACTcaccactgttcagactgtgggaggagtttcatTCAGCAGGGCGCCCTCAGAATCCACCGgagaattcatactggagagaaaccgtatcagtgctcagactgcgggaggagttttaatcaacgcagtcatctccaacaacatcagcgaattcatactggagagaaaccctatcactgttcagactgtgggaagagttttaatcagcagagtcatctccaaattcaccagcgtgttcacactggagaaaaaccatttcactgctcagaaTGTTCTGAGAGTTTTAATCAAAAGATTCATCTCCTTCAGCACCAaagaattcatactggagagaaaccgtttcactgctcagagtgcaggaagagttttactacacagagtaatcttaaAACACACCAaagaattcacactggagagaaaccctttCAGTGCctagagtgtggaaagagttttaaccAACAGATTACTCTCTGGCGTCACCAGAGAATGCACACCGGTGAAAAACCGTATCAGTGCCCAGAGTGCAGAAAGAGCTTCAGTCAACAGGTAACCCTGTGGCGACACCAgagaattcacactggagagaaaccgtttcagtgctcagactgtgggaagagtttcaatcaacagagtaatttccataaacaccagcgcattcatactggagagaaaccctatcagtgctcagagtgtgggaggagCTTCAATCAAGCTTTTAATCTGAttcaacaccagcgcattcatactggagagaaaccatattactgctcccAGTGTGGGAGGAGCTTCAGGCATTTAAGTACTTTCAGTGTACACAAATGTACCAATAACATGAGCATGATGAGCAGGATGAGTAGACCCGAGTGTGACGATACAGAACGTATCAACAGAtcctctgttaaacatggtggtggtgaatTCTGA